One window from the genome of Eucalyptus grandis isolate ANBG69807.140 chromosome 7, ASM1654582v1, whole genome shotgun sequence encodes:
- the LOC108954434 gene encoding disease resistance protein RPS2-like: MTDIVLSVASKVAEYLVALRRHSSYVMFSGSYTGQLKEELEKLENARQRVQLSIDEAQQEMKLIKAHPEKWVIEVKNVVDMAQNALKHDERAKKTFFFGWLPNLKERYRLGREVTRTVRDIQASIRQGQLEMVYCRHAPSRHVVGALDVNSSADHWGDTAIESRASILEKIMNDLDDEKLKVIVIYGQDGVGKTNLLEEVEKKLRSEKRLFDVIAKVKVSQTLKNIQDAKVRLSQTLKNIQDGIAYAFSLNLKDELSEERRRGRLFGEIQSDSTKKVLIILEDLGAPLDLEKVGIPSGNESRGCKLLLTSRFENVLAKDKHADRTIHLEDLHDDEAFRLFEKIVRDRLKNEKLKSTAAKVVKKLAGLPLLITSVASTLKYSNIFVWRNVLRKIGESNIDAIVKFCYDNLKSEDAKSLFILCGLIGGTIQVDTLLVLGMGLGLFEGSFKRIEGSREKLKTSLDSLRSVCLLLDGGDDKENVTIHDLYSEVVVSTPLRGENSLVMNINYHSWSTEKLVECWAIYLVDVVDGRLAEVMSCRFTDLKILMLSQLEDGLGRPAHRHDERDCCRLDFTYMKDLQVLYLRSMHITTLPSSIENLKNLLSLFLDNCLVEDVAILGKLKALQFLSFAGSSISRLPKEMGELKKLRLLNLSDCKKLHIIEPDVLNGLVNLEELYMKGSFDRWVGPDEIPSKSCNAGPAELRSLTKLTTLEISVLDATIIVKNDSIKKK; encoded by the coding sequence ATGACAGACATTGTTCTGTCTGTAGCTTCCAAAGTGGCAGAGTACCTGGTGGCTCTCCGTCGTCACTCCAGCTATGTGATGTTCTCCGGCAGCTACACTGGCCAACTTAAGGAAGAACTTGAGAAGCTGGAAAACGCTAGGCAAAGGGTGCAGCTTTCCATCGATGAAGCTCAACAGGAAATGAAGTTGATCAAAGCCCACCCCGAGAAATGGGTGATAGAGGTGAAAAACGTTGTTGACATGGCGCAAAACGCGCTGAAACACGATGAAAGAGCCAAGAAGACTTTCTTCTTCGGGTGGCTTCCCAACCTGAAGGAGCGTTATCGTCTCGGCAGGGAAGTGACAAGGACAGTTCGGGACATCCAGGCGTCCATTCGTCAGGGTCAATTGGAGATGGTCTATTGCAGGCATGCTCCATCAAGGCATGTTGTCGGCGCTCTCGATGTGAATTCCTCAGCCGATCATTGGGGTGACACTGCCATCGAGTCACGAGCTTCCATCctagaaaaaataatgaatgatctGGATGATGAGAAGCTAAAAGTGATTGTAATATACGGGCAAGATGGTGTGGGGAAGACTAACCTTTTGGAGGAAGTCGAGAAGAAACTCAGGAGCGAGAAGAGATTGTTCGACGTGATCGCCAAAGTGAAAGTATCGCAGACTCTGAAGAACATCCAAGACGCCAAAGTGAGATTATCGCAGACTCTGAAGAACATCCAAGACGGTATCGCTTATGCCTTCAGTCTAAATCTGAAGGACGAGCTAAGCGAAGAGCGAAGAAGAGGCCGCCTGTTTGGAGAAATACAGAGTGATTCGACGAAGAAGGTTCTCATAATATTGGAAGATCTGGGGGCGCCACTTGATTTGGAGAAGGTCGGAATTCCTTCGGGAAACGAGAGCAGGGGATGCAAGTTGCTGCTAACATCGAGATTTGAAAATGTGCTGGCAAAAGATAAGCATGCCGATCGAACAATTCATCTTGAAGATTTACACGATGATGAGGCTTTCAGGCTATTTGAAAAGATAGTCCGCGACAGGCTCAAAAACGAGAAATTGAAATCAACGGCGGCTAAGGTGGTCAAGAAACTTGCAGGTTTGCCTCTTTTGATTACCTCGGTTGCAAGCACTTTGAAATATAGCAATATATTCGTATGGAGAAACGTGTTGAGAAAAATAGGTGAGTCAAATATAGATGCAATAGTGAAGTTTTGTTACGACAATTTGAAGAGCGAGGATGCGAAGTCCTTGTTTATATTGTGCGGTCTTATCGGTGGGACCATTCAAGTCGATACTCTGCTGGTACTAggcatgggcttgggcttgtttGAGGGATCCTTTAAAAGGATAGAAGGTTCaagggaaaaattgaaaacttcaCTTGATAGCCTCCGTTCCGTTTGTTTGTTGCTAGATGGTGGCGATGACAAGGAAAATGTGACCATACATGATCTTTACAGCGAGGTGGTTGTCTCAACTCCATTAAGAGGTGAGAATTCCTTAGTGATGAACATCAATTATCACTCATGGTCGACGGAAAAGCTTGTGGAATGTTGGGCAATCTACCTAGTTGATGTTGTCGATGGTAGGCTTGCTGAAGTAATGTCGTGTCGATTTACCGATTTGAAGATACTCATGCTGTCTCAATTAGAAGACGGGCTCGGGAGGCCTGCACACCGACATGATGAGAGAGATTGTTGTAGACTAGATTTCACATACATGAAAGATCTCCAAGTCCTATATCTTCGCTCCATGCATATCACTACTTTACCTTCCTCCATCGAAAACCTCAAAAACCTCCTGTCATTATTCTTAGACAATTGCCTTGTGGAGGATGTGGCAATTCTTGGCAAGCTCAAAGCATTGCAATTTCTTAGCTTTGCGGGGTCTTCAATTTCTAGGCTGCCTAAAGAAATGGGGGAACTTAAGAAATTGAGACTGTTGAATCTAAGTGACTGCAAAAAGCTTCATATAATTGAGCCTGATGTCTTAAATGGCTTAGTAAACTTGGAAGAGTTATATATGAAGGGAAGCTTTGATAGATGGGTTGGCCCGGATGAAATCCCGTCGAAATCTTGTAATGCTGGGCCTGCCGAGTTGAGGAGCTTGACAAAGCTAACCACTTTGGAAATATCAGTCCTTGATGCAACGATAATCGTGAAGAATgattctattaaaaaaaaataa